TGCGTTTGTCGACCTCGACCTGATGCAGGTTGGCCGCCGGGTGGGCGACCCCGCCGGGCGAACCCCAGTTGTGCTGCCAGAAGCAGGAACCCAGGCCGTCTTGCACCGCCCACTCGATGGTCTTGGAGTTGGCGTACACACCGGTGCGTTGATGCCCGATCACCGACTCCCACCCGCGCAGGTAGGGCGCCACCTGCGCCTGGTACTGCTCGTAGGTGGGGTCGTCGTCGATCGAGGCGTAGATCGGGGCGGTGTCCGGGCCGCCCGCCGCGGAGTGCAGTTCCGCGCCCCGTCTGGCGTGCTCGACGCCGGCGTCCTGGCCGCCGAGCCAGTCGGCGGTCGCCTGCTTGCCGTACTGGTAGCAGGAGACGATGTTCAGCCCGTTCTCGTGCAGATCGTGTGCCTCGGCGGGTTGCATCGGCTTGCCCAGCATCCAATCGGCGCCGGGCCGGCGGTCCGACACGTAGCGGATGGCGCCGAGGGCTCCGGCCGCGCGGATCTCGTCGGCGGACAGCACGCCGGCCGCGTAGTCCAGCAGGATGCCCAGCGGAGCCGCCTGGGCGGTCGCGGCGAGCAGCGCCGATGCCGCGGCCCCCAGGCCGACCGCCGCCGGAGCCGTCGCGGCGAGTTTGAGCACGTCACGCCGGGAAATCACCACGTGCCAAAGGATACGGCAGAGCCCTGCCGCCTCCTCGAGCCTCAACCGGCGCAGGGCAGGATGAGCGGGTGGCACGGGCGTGGAAGGCGGGTCGATCATTGCGTCCCTGGATCGTGTGGGGCACCGGGCTGTTGTCCTATGTGGTGGCGGTGCTGGACCGCACCACGTTCGGCGTTTCGGGCCTCGACGCCGCCGAGCGCTTCAGCGCCGGTCCGAGCACGTTGTCGTCGTTCGTGATCCTGCAGCTCATCGTC
This is a stretch of genomic DNA from Mycolicibacter terrae. It encodes these proteins:
- a CDS encoding DUF1906 domain-containing protein; this encodes MVISRRDVLKLAATAPAAVGLGAAASALLAATAQAAPLGILLDYAAGVLSADEIRAAGALGAIRYVSDRRPGADWMLGKPMQPAEAHDLHENGLNIVSCYQYGKQATADWLGGQDAGVEHARRGAELHSAAGGPDTAPIYASIDDDPTYEQYQAQVAPYLRGWESVIGHQRTGVYANSKTIEWAVQDGLGSCFWQHNWGSPGGVAHPAANLHQVEVDKRKVGDVGVDINEILTPEFGQWA